cctgaggaggaagaaggtgctgcagtttatttattcttgagtcatttgtaggggtggctgatgattgagccgcccctacaaatagcaggtAATTACACGCGGGACATTTGTAGGTGCGGTTCAGTCACCAGCCaaccctacaaatagaaacaccgggggcggctggtgtgtgagccgcccctataaatcagacccatttgtagcggtggctcgtatcactagccgctcctgctgttccatttgtaggggcggctagtctcTAGACTCCcaagcacgtcactgtaggggtggctccatcacaagtcgcccctacaaaatatttgtcccgttgctacaaaccgtttttcacgtagtatTCGGCGGCATGATGCAGTGGTGACGGGACACCCTAGGCCCAATCCGTTGTTGAGCAAGAGCTCATTGAGGTGGTAGGCGATTGTCGGACCTCTCAAGTGGCAAGCCATGAACCTGCTGGGGCCTTCGGCACCTATGCCCACGTTTGGATTGCCTCGGGCCAGCCTCGCGGCCATGAATCTAGCCTCCACACACACCAGCAGGAGGATCCCCATCACCAGTTCGCACCAGGATAGACATGAGTCGGGTCCAGGTGGAATTTTCCAGTGGTAGCGGCGCTAGCATCTACACATCCACCAAATGCACGATGGCTAGGCTGGTAGGCAGGGATGCGACGGAGGTGGGGTTCCCATCGGATAGGAGGTCGTCGTCCTCATCAGGCCACTGACGGAGCTTGGATCTTCCCACCGAGCTGCCTCCTGGGTGGAAAGGCAGGGCGGAGGGAGAGAGGCCACTCGCCACTCGTGGAGACGACGAGGACACTAGCTGGCTGTGCCGGTCGTCCTTCAGACTAGACGAGGTAGTGGAAAAGCGGCGCAGGGCGGTGGCCACCGGGCTTGGAGTCGGTGTCGGCGTGGCCACTCCTCAAGCACGAGCCGAGCATTGATAGTGGTGGCGCCGGTGACTCGAGCAGAAACTAGATGGGGGCATCGAAGGCTTTGACCTTGCCGATTCTTGGTTGAGCGCTAGAGTGAGACCCAGCAAAGGATAGATcaggcgttgttggaggctgatCTGGGTGCTGATGGCATATGGAATGGTTGGGGATGGTGCAGATCTGGGTGTTTTGGGTTCAGGCGAGTGGGGGTTGACGGAGGGGAGGAGCGGGTCCTCCATCCCCTTGGGAGGCTACCATTCTTGTCTAGTAGAGGATTCATCAAGATTACAAATGTCACTTCTGCCTTGTATATTCTCAAAGTAAACCAGAAAATGCATTCAGAAACTTATTGTAAGTTTTTATTAATCtcctgttttttttaaaaaattattaaCCTCAAGCACTGTTACAACAATTTCCTTACAAATATCTCTTTTGAAATCATGAGTACTTTTACCTCACATCCAAATTTTGTTTATAGTGCTTCCTCAGCAAAAAAAAACTGAGATGGGGTGACTTAAATTCTCTTACTCCTTTCACCCCGGAAAAAGTGCCTTGCCATTGTAGTAGTCGATCAATAAATTTTAAGTTTCACCACACTTATATAAAAATAGTATCAACGTTAGTATTTCCAATTATATTTACTGCTCTATTATGTATAGAGAAATTttgtcaaatttaaaatttgttgACTCTCAAAAATACAAGACAGAGGAAGTACAGGTGTTGGAGGGCATCAAATCGACAATTATTGCTAGTCAAATCAAATAAAAAGAAGACAATGCTTACAGGGCGCGATGCGATCATGGATTGCAGACAAGTACATAGAGCAACAGAAAAAAATCCCATGATTATCTAATCTCCTTCCGGAGCCTACTGTACGGTTAAATACAAGTTATACATGATCGATTCAGATCTTCAGGTGCAGTGGTGGTGGCACTGCTGCTAGCTGACTTTCCTTCCCTCTCTGAATCCAGTCCAGGATCAAGCCTCGCAGCCGGACAGGAGCATGTGCAACCCACGAATTGAGGAAGCAAGCCACCTTGCGATTCCAGCTCCCCAGCACCTGCACCTGATCTTGTTGCACCTCCAGCTTCCTTTTCCTACTACCTGCCCTAGAAATTGCCCGTCGTTCTGCACATGGCATCTCCTCCATCCTTGGCTTCTCGAACTCAATGTACTCAGTGCCATGTCTAGACTTCCAAAGCATTTGGCAGGCCGTCGCTTCGGGGTTTCTGTAGAAGTAATCTGTTGCCTTTGGCAGCATGATCTCATTCAGCTGGTCTAAGGTAATGTCAGTATGCACATAGTGCTGCTCTTCACCGTGGACCGTCACTACTGCAGAGTTCTTTTCTTCAGGAAGCCTGTGTTTTGAGGAACCGTGGGGGGTAAAGAGGAGCCCAGCTTTGAGATATGGTGAGTAGTCCTGCGTAGAACTTCTGCGTTGAGATGGCGAGGTTGTGGTCTGCTGCCTATAGTTGTGCTCGGATACCGGGACTTGACACTCCAAGTGCATTAGAATGACTGAATCCAGAGAAACATCTGGAATTCCTACCATGTCTGGGTGACCAATGCAACGAGGCTTATTGTTCTGCAGACCTTGTTGCTTCTTGCAACACAATGGATCTGGACGAAACCATTGGGTGCAGAAGCTGTGGAGATTGTCCCAGTGTTTTCTGTGCCATAGATCAACATATGGCACCCATGTGAAGTCCTGCGTAGGAAGCTGAGTGAGCTCTTTCTTGATGGTTTCAATTGTAGGCTGGAAACAAGGAGGAAAGAGCTGCAGGCAGTTCACTACGGTCCCAACTATGTCTGTGCTTTCTGATATCTGCAGCATTGCACCAAGAAAGAAGTTGTT
Above is a genomic segment from Miscanthus floridulus cultivar M001 chromosome 3, ASM1932011v1, whole genome shotgun sequence containing:
- the LOC136545007 gene encoding uncharacterized protein — encoded protein: MAAEMVSSVVAQETVSQILSGLVQRYTESNDANRNFERLEMAHIRLEAALETSDKWQITDASLLHWRKKLKRVAQECGDTLHKCKQRIEEDQWEEQELMNSSLPSRIVRATKSFIFSAFGFKNEPSRSMVQRFEWFAHGASEFLRYVEVGGTPRCHMPFKSLNRNLFAGMELQHKIVWGNEYPSYLLWLVPSITPDHGVEACLKFVHKDDNAPENNFFLGAMLQISESTDIVGTVVNCLQLFPPCFQPTIETIKKELTQLPTQDFTWVPYVDLWHRKHWDNLHSFCTQWFRPDPLCCKKQQGLQNNKPRCIGHPDMVGIPDVSLDSVILMHLECQVPVSEHNYRQQTTTSPSQRRSSTQDYSPYLKAGLLFTPHGSSKHRLPEEKNSAVVTVHGEEQHYVHTDITLDQLNEIMLPKATDYFYRNPEATACQMLWKSRHGTEYIEFEKPRMEEMPCAERRAISRAGSRKRKLEVQQDQVQVLGSWNRKVACFLNSWVAHAPVRLRGLILDWIQRGKESQLAAVPPPLHLKI